One Symphalangus syndactylus isolate Jambi chromosome 20, NHGRI_mSymSyn1-v2.1_pri, whole genome shotgun sequence DNA segment encodes these proteins:
- the LOC129469921 gene encoding keratin-associated protein 4-3 isoform X2 yields MVSSCCGSVCSDQSCGQGLCQESCCHPSCCQTTCCRTTCCRPSCCISSCCRPSCCISSCCKPSCCQTTCCKTTCCRPSCCISSCCRPSCCISSCCKPSCCQTTCCRTTCCRPSCCISSCCRPSCCISSCCKPSCCQTTCCRPSCCISSCYRPQCCQPSCCRPACCISSCCHPSCCVSSCCCPSRCQTTCCRTTCFRPICCGSSCC; encoded by the exons ATGGTCAGCTCCTGTTGTGGCTCTGTCTGCTCTGACCAGAGCTGTGGTCAAGGTCTCTGCCAGGAGAGCTGCTGCCACCCCAGCTGCTGCCAGACCACCTGCTGCAGGACCACCTGCTGCCGCCCCAGCTGCTGCATTTCCAGTTGCTGCAG GCCTTCCTGCTGTATCTCCAGCTGCTGCAAACCCAGCTGCTGCCAGACCACCTGCTGCAAGACCACCTGCTGCCGCCCCAGCTGCTGCATTTCCAGTTGCTGCAGGCCTTCCTGCTGTATCTCCAGTTGCTGCAAACCCAGCTGCTGCCAGACCACCTGCTGCAGGACCACCTGCTGCCGCCCCAGCTGCTGCATTTCCAGTTGCTGCAGGCCTTCCTGCTGTATCTCCAGCTGCTGCAAACCCAGCTGCTGCCAGACCACCTGCTGCCGCCCCAGCTGCTGTATCTCTAGCTGCTACAGGCCCCAGTGCTGCCAGCCCTCCTGCTGCCGCCCAGCGTGCTGCATTTCTAGCTGCTGTCATCCCAGCTGCTGTGTGTCCAGCTGCTGCTGCCCCTCCCGCTGCCAGACCACCTGCTGTAGAACAACCTGCTTCCGCCCCATCTGCTGCGGCAGTTCTTGCTGCTGA
- the LOC129469921 gene encoding keratin-associated protein 4-3 isoform X1 encodes MVSSCCGSVCSDQSCGQGLCQESCCHPSCCQTTCCRTTCCRPSCCISSCCRPSCYISSCCKPSCCQTTCCRTTCCRPSCCISSCCRPSCCISSCCKPSCCQTTCCKTTCCRPSCCISSCCRPSCCISSCCKPSCCQTTCCRTTCCRPSCCISSCCRPSCCISSCCKPSCCQTTCCRPSCCISSCYRPQCCQPSCCRPACCISSCCHPSCCVSSCCCPSRCQTTCCRTTCFRPICCGSSCC; translated from the coding sequence ATGGTCAGCTCCTGTTGTGGCTCTGTCTGCTCTGACCAGAGCTGTGGTCAAGGTCTCTGCCAGGAGAGCTGCTGCCACCCCAGCTGCTGCCAGACCACCTGCTGCAGGACCACCTGCTGCCGCCCCAGCTGCTGCATTTCCAGTTGCTGCAGGCCTTCCTGCTATATCTCCAGCTGCTGCAAACCCAGCTGCTGCCAGACCACCTGCTGCAGGACCACCTGCTGCCGCCCCAGCTGCTGCATTTCCAGTTGCTGCAGGCCTTCCTGCTGTATCTCCAGCTGCTGCAAACCCAGCTGCTGCCAGACCACCTGCTGCAAGACCACCTGCTGCCGCCCCAGCTGCTGCATTTCCAGTTGCTGCAGGCCTTCCTGCTGTATCTCCAGTTGCTGCAAACCCAGCTGCTGCCAGACCACCTGCTGCAGGACCACCTGCTGCCGCCCCAGCTGCTGCATTTCCAGTTGCTGCAGGCCTTCCTGCTGTATCTCCAGCTGCTGCAAACCCAGCTGCTGCCAGACCACCTGCTGCCGCCCCAGCTGCTGTATCTCTAGCTGCTACAGGCCCCAGTGCTGCCAGCCCTCCTGCTGCCGCCCAGCGTGCTGCATTTCTAGCTGCTGTCATCCCAGCTGCTGTGTGTCCAGCTGCTGCTGCCCCTCCCGCTGCCAGACCACCTGCTGTAGAACAACCTGCTTCCGCCCCATCTGCTGCGGCAGTTCTTGCTGCTGA